In Paenibacillus sp. 1781tsa1, one DNA window encodes the following:
- a CDS encoding RraA family protein → MSDIEVKNIFLGLPTTCISDVLGGLTNLDYAIKPIDPQHRIVGRAFTVSIPAGDNLTVLQGIREAQPGDVLVIAAQGDTRRAVAGDFVAGLAQTFGLQGMIVDGVIRDIEGIRNLNFPVFSRGTTTASSNKYGGGHTNVPVSAGGTNIRPGDWIIGDIDGVVAVPSEQVHDVAKAARKKLIQDEERSSGIQRDKILAKMYIDNLLGAIPQSN, encoded by the coding sequence ATGTCTGATATCGAGGTAAAGAACATTTTCCTTGGATTGCCAACGACCTGTATTTCAGATGTATTAGGGGGATTGACCAATCTGGATTATGCAATCAAACCGATCGATCCCCAACACAGGATCGTTGGGAGGGCCTTTACGGTGAGTATTCCCGCAGGAGATAATCTTACCGTTCTGCAGGGAATTCGGGAAGCCCAGCCAGGTGACGTGCTGGTGATTGCAGCTCAGGGCGATACTCGCCGGGCTGTTGCAGGGGACTTCGTTGCAGGGCTGGCCCAAACCTTCGGACTTCAGGGGATGATCGTTGACGGCGTCATCCGGGATATTGAAGGGATTCGCAACCTGAATTTTCCCGTTTTCAGCCGAGGCACAACAACGGCATCATCCAATAAGTACGGGGGTGGGCATACGAATGTTCCGGTCTCGGCAGGAGGGACAAATATCCGGCCCGGTGACTGGATCATTGGAGACATCGACGGCGTTGTGGCCGTTCCTAGTGAACAAGTACATGATGTCGCAAAGGCTGCCAGGAAGAAGTTAATTCAGGACGAAGAACGCAGTAGCGGCATCCAAAGGGATAAAATCTTGGCGAAAATGTATATAGATAACTTGTTGGGGGCAATTCCTCAATCCAATTAA
- a CDS encoding ABC transporter ATP-binding protein: MIKLLYYLKKYRVAAIAALVMMLIELAVELAQPYLISKIIDNGIQQGNLSVVWLWGGVLVGSAVVAFAAGIASSFFASHASLGFGYDLREKLYDKVQTFSYAVFNRFATSSLITRLTGDVTQVQDTVFMSLRFMTRVPLVVIGSMIMAVIVNPRLGLLLVVMVPILLIVVVWMIKKAALLFRNVQRRLDAVNGVIQENLTGIRLIRVFVRMGHEIERFAGFSGKLMKGTISALRLTETTMPFMLLMMNGCIIAVLWFGRVDIASGNATVGEVVAVINYLLRTIGAMSALSWILVTFSRASASAQRLNEVFNTEDTSETEQTKSLSTSASSTGSVKSSHFPQSVYPAKKQRNVKGAVEFRSVGFSYPNSEITVLDNITFTAKAGERIAIMGATGSGKSSLVQLIPRLYTEDQGKVRIDGADASELDLSMLRGAIGYVPQEVVLFTGSIRENIAWGQEDATLDEIVEAAKRAQIHETIENLPNGYDTLLGQRGVNLSGGQKQRLSIARALVRRPRILILDDSTSALDVATEGRLLDALEELSCTTFIITQKISSTTSADLILLLDDGQLIGQGKHEDLMESSELYRRIHESQYGEGAQHVQSIH; encoded by the coding sequence ATGATCAAGCTGTTGTACTACTTGAAGAAGTACCGAGTTGCCGCGATTGCAGCCCTGGTCATGATGTTAATTGAGCTTGCGGTGGAGCTGGCTCAGCCTTATCTGATCTCCAAGATCATTGATAACGGTATTCAGCAGGGAAACCTGTCTGTCGTCTGGTTGTGGGGCGGTGTGCTGGTTGGCAGTGCTGTCGTGGCTTTTGCTGCCGGAATTGCCAGTTCGTTCTTTGCATCCCATGCAAGCCTGGGGTTTGGATACGATCTGCGCGAGAAGTTGTATGACAAAGTGCAAACGTTCTCTTATGCCGTCTTTAACCGGTTCGCGACATCGTCCCTGATTACCCGTTTAACGGGGGATGTGACCCAGGTACAGGACACCGTCTTCATGAGTCTGCGCTTCATGACACGTGTACCGCTGGTGGTCATTGGCAGCATGATTATGGCAGTAATCGTGAATCCGAGGTTGGGTTTGCTGCTGGTTGTCATGGTGCCGATACTGCTCATTGTTGTGGTGTGGATGATTAAAAAGGCAGCGTTGCTGTTCCGCAATGTGCAGCGCAGACTGGATGCCGTCAATGGAGTCATCCAGGAGAATCTGACAGGCATTCGGCTAATCCGCGTCTTCGTGCGGATGGGCCATGAGATCGAACGCTTTGCCGGATTCAGCGGCAAGCTGATGAAAGGCACAATCTCCGCGCTGCGCCTGACGGAGACCACGATGCCGTTCATGCTGCTGATGATGAACGGTTGTATTATCGCCGTGCTCTGGTTTGGAAGAGTCGACATCGCTTCCGGTAATGCAACTGTAGGTGAAGTGGTCGCTGTGATTAACTACCTGCTTCGCACCATTGGTGCCATGTCTGCGTTGTCATGGATTCTGGTAACCTTCTCGAGAGCAAGCGCTTCGGCGCAACGGCTGAATGAAGTGTTCAATACAGAGGACACGTCGGAGACTGAACAGACGAAGTCGTTATCAACGTCTGCATCATCTACTGGATCTGTGAAATCTTCACATTTTCCGCAATCTGTATACCCGGCGAAAAAACAGCGTAATGTGAAGGGTGCAGTGGAATTCCGCAGTGTAGGCTTCAGTTATCCGAATAGTGAAATTACAGTACTGGATAACATCACATTCACTGCAAAAGCGGGGGAGCGTATTGCTATTATGGGTGCAACGGGCTCAGGCAAATCCTCGCTGGTGCAGCTTATTCCCCGGTTATACACAGAGGATCAAGGAAAGGTACGGATTGATGGTGCCGATGCATCAGAGCTGGATCTGTCCATGCTGCGTGGTGCGATTGGTTATGTTCCTCAGGAGGTTGTCCTGTTTACCGGTTCCATACGGGAGAATATTGCCTGGGGTCAGGAAGATGCTACCTTGGATGAGATCGTGGAAGCCGCGAAGCGCGCGCAGATCCATGAAACGATTGAGAATTTACCAAACGGTTATGATACATTGCTGGGTCAACGGGGAGTGAATCTCTCCGGTGGACAGAAGCAGCGACTTTCCATTGCACGAGCGCTGGTACGTAGACCAAGAATTCTGATTTTGGACGATAGCACGAGCGCACTTGATGTGGCCACAGAAGGCAGATTGTTGGATGCATTGGAAGAATTGTCGTGTACCACGTTTATCATCACCCAGAAGATCAGTTCGACCACTTCGGCGGACCTGATTCTGCTGCTTGATGATGGACAACTCATTGGGCAAGGGAAACATGAAGACCTGATGGAATCGTCAGAGCTGTATCGTCGAATTCATGAATCACAATACGGGGAGGGTGCACAGCATGTTCAAAGCATTCA